The Acinetobacter sp. WCHA45 DNA window GCGTGTGGGCAGAAAGCACATCTGCTGTTTTACCTATTTTTAAACTGAATGACAGTGCAGAATGGTGCGATGCGAATTTACACAAGTTACAACAGCGTATTTCTCAATTAGAACAACAATCCATTCAACCGCAATCGACAGCTGTATCTGTTCTAGCTGAATGGGACCAATTGATGGCAAGCTTTGAGGATTTTTCTGGGCCAATTAGCTTATATAGCAATGTGCATCCCGATGCGAAATTTCGTAAGGCTGCTGATGATTGTGAAGTAAAAATCAATCAGTTGCAGACTGAAATTTATCAGAACCCAAAGTTGTATCAACGAATTAAAAATACCAAAACAACAGATCCAATTGATCGTAAATATCGTCAAGATATTCTTGATCAATTTGAAGATACAGGGGTGCAGCTTGCACCTGAAAAACGAGCACGTTTAAAACATATATTGGATGAACTCACCAAACTTTCGCAAGAGTTCTCTCGTAATGTCCGGGATAATCCAGAGAAATTAGAATTCACGCCAGCCGAATTAAAGGGACTACCTGAAAGTTATATTTCAGGCTTAAAGAAAAATGATAAAGGCAATTATTTATTGGGTTTTGAATATCCTGAATATCAACCATTTATGGAACTTTCAGACAGTGATGATGCAAGAAAACGTTATCAAACGGCATTTACACGTCGTGGTACAGAAAAGAATTTAGTCCTGCTTAAACAGATTGTCGACTTACGTTATGAATTAGCACAGCTATTTGGTCAGCCAAGTTATGCAGACTGGGCATTAAAGAAACGCATGGCGAAAACACCAAAAACAGTGAATAACTTCTTAGCAGATGTTCATAAAGTCGTGGCACCTTTAGAGCAAAAAGAGGTGCAGGAGTTACGTGCATTTAAAGCTAAAACCCTAAATATTTCTTTGGAAAAAGCTGAAATTAACCGTTGGAATGTGGGGTATTGGAGCGAAAAACTACGCAAGGACAAATACCAGATTGACCAAGAAAAACTGCGTGATTATTTCCCAACACTCGCCGCACAGAAATGGTTATTTGCAATTTCCGAAAATTTGTATGGTATTCAGTTTAAAGCTGCCAAAGTGGGTACGTGGCAACAAGAAGTCGAATATTACGATGTTGTAGACCAAAAAACAGGTGAGATCTTGGGTAGCTTATATATGGATAAGTTCCCACGTGAAGGTAAATATGGTCATGCAGCAGTATGGGGCGTATATGGGGGCAGTACGCTGAGTAAACGTAAACCAATTTCAGTATTAGTGACTAATTTTAATCGTAAAGGTTTAAACAGCAATGAGCTTGAAACTTTTGTGCATGAGTTTGGGCATGCTTTACATGGAATTTTGTCAAAAACCCACTATTCAGGTCAGTCAGGAACATCAGTAGAGCGTGATTTTGTTGAAGCACCATCGCAAATGTATGAAGAATGGGCACGCCGTAAAGAAACTTTATCTAAAGTCGCTGACTATTGTGATCCTGCTTGTCCGAGAGTGGATGATGCACTGATTGCACGATTAAAAGCTGTGCATAATTATGGACGTGGATTAGGGTATGCACGCCAAACGCTTTATGCACAATATGATATGGCATTGCATGGCGCTGATGCACTCAAAGTACAGCCGATGGATGTGTGGAAAAAAATGGAATCCGCAACCGCTTTAGGCTATGTGCCGAATACTGAATTTCCTGGGCAGTTTGGACATCTGATGGGCTATCAAGCGGGCTACTATGGTTATATGTGGTCTGAAGTATTGGCTCTGGATATGTTGTCTGCTTTCGGTGATAACTTGAATAATCCAGAAGTGGGTCAGCGTTACCGCCAAACGATTTTATCTCAAGGCAGCCAAAAGAATGCAGCTCAACTGGTCAAAGATTTCTTAGGCAGAGAACCAGATAACAAAGCTTTCTTTAGTGAAATTACAGGTCAACGTGTCAAATAAGGATTTGCCATTATGCTTGCTTATGTCGTGCGTAGACTATGGCAAATGATCCCGACCATGTTGGGGGTCATTCTGCTGATTTTCTTCTTGTTTAACTGGGTGGGGGGCGATCCTGCATATATTTTGGCAGGGAAAATGTCTAGCCCAGAGCAAATCGAAAACATCCGTAAACAATTGGGCGTTGATCAGCCCTATTATGTGCAGCTGTGGATTTTTATTAAACAGATTCTGACTTTCGATTATGGTGCGAGTTGGAGTACGGGAGAGCCTGTATCACAGATTATCCTGACCCGTTTAGGGCCTTCACTGACTTTATTGATTCCACTGACGATTTTACAAACCGTGATTTCAATTATCCTTGCTTTAGCGGTTGCTTCAGTTCGTGGATCACTGACAGATCGTATGGTGATGATGCTGTGTACCATTGGCATGTCGATCAGTATTTTGGTGTATATCATCCTGTTCCAGTATGTGTTGGCATACCAACTCAGTTGGTTCCCCGTACAAGGCTGGAGTGATCAGTTTAGTCAAAACTTATTCCAATATTCTTTGCTACCTATCTTAATCATGTTGGTGGTGAGCATTGCCCCAACACTACGTTTATATCGAAGCTTCGTCCTAGATGAAATTAACCAAGATTATGTGCGGACTGCGCGTGCCAAAGGTGTGGGGGAGTCTCGGGTACTGAGTGTGCATGTTTTGCGTAATGCATCGATTCCAATTGTCACTGAAGTGATGGCTAGTCTGCCTGCCTTACTGATTGGTGCTTTCCTGATTGAGCGATTCTTTGGTATTCCGGGTATCGGGCGTGAAATTATTATTGCGGTTGAGCGTAGTGATTTCCCTGTAATTAAAGCGATTACCGTATATATCGCTGTTGTGACCATGATTTTTAACTTGATCGCCGATCTGATTTATAAGCTCCTCGATCCTCGCGTACAGTTGAAATAGGAGGATGACAATGCTCAGTACAATTTTTAAAGGCAAATCCTCCTCAAGTGAATCTCCTGCATTAACAGGACTCTGGCAGTTGGCATTGAATCGATTGAAATCAGATCGAATCGCCGTGGTTTCTTTCTTGGTGGTGCTGTTTTATTTCATCTTGTTAGGCTTATCCATGACAGGCGTGATTGCTTCCAATTGGAATAAAGAAGTCGCCGTCAGCTACGCGGCACCGACATTTTTAGGGGCGGATACTGAGTCAGATCAAATGAAAGACAGTAGCCAGAAGATAGAGGCACTACCTGAAAATCCAGTTGATCCACTAAAAGACGTGATTCAACAGCTCAATGCGGAAATTCAGGCTGAACAACAAGCTGGAGCTACAATCGACAATTATGGTGTGGTTGATCCGTTGGCTGCGGATATGCAGGCAATTAATCAGCAATTGGGTGGGCATTTACTCGATCAAAAACAAGAGTTAAAAACCACGTTGCCTTTTGGGGCAGATAAGTGGGGGCAAGATGTACTGCTCAAAACTATTAAAGGTGCTGAAACCTCAATTCTGGTCGGTTTGTTATCTGCTTTATTGGCGGTGGTGATTGGTACTTTTCTTGGCGCGATTGCAGGTTATTTTGGCGGTTGGATTGATGATGTACTGAACTGGTTCTATAACATTTTCACTTCGATTCCTTATCTGCTATTAGTGCTCGCGATCGCTGCGGTACTCCAACAAAAAGGAATTTTGTCAATTGTTTTGATTTTAGGTCTAACGGGTTGGACTGGGGTATTTCGTTTGGTTCGTGCTGAATATATGAAACACAAATCGCGTGAATATGTACTTGCCGCCAAAGCCATTGGAGTGAGTCATTTACGCCGTATGTTTGTGCATATTTTCCCGAATGTCAGTCATATCGCGTTGGTTCAAATTTCGATTCTGGTGGTGTCATTCATTAAATCTGAAGTGATTCTGAGCTTCCTTGGTTTTGGTGTGCCTGTGGGGGTGGTGTCATGGGGCAGTATGTTGAATGAAGCGCAAAGTGAATTGATTTTGGGCAAATGGTGGCAATTGGCAGCGGCTTCGATTGCGATGGCGGTTTTAGTCACGGCATTCTCCATGTTTACTGATGCATTGCGTGATGCTTTAGATCCTAAGTTGAAATAGCGGAGAAAAAATATGCAACTTCAAAATGAAACACCGCTATTACAGGTAGACGATCTTCAGATCAGCTTTAAAGGTGAAAATAAACAATGGATCGAAACGGTTAAAGGAATTTCATTTTCAATTCCTAAAAATAAAACCGTGGCTTTGGTTGGTGAGTCGGGCAGTGGTAAATCGGTTACTTCCCTAGCGGTGATGGGTTTATTACCGAAAGGACAAAGTCAAATTGCAGCGCAAAGTCGTATTACTTTTGAGGGTAAGGATTTACTGAATTTATCTGCAAAAGAAATTCGGAAAATCTGTGGTAAGGAAATTGCCATGATTTTCCAAGAGCCGATGTCTTCATTGAATCCTGTATTCACGGTCGGAGATCAGATTGCCGAAGTGCTATGCATTCATTTAGGCATGGGACGCAAGCAGGCCAGAGTACGAGTGCTTGAGTTACTTCGAGAAGTCGGTATCCCTGCACCTGAAACAAAAATAGATGCGTATCCAAGTCAGCTTTCTGGTGGTCAGCAGCAACGGGTGATGATTGCGATGGCAATCGCCTGTGAACCAAAGCTATTGATTGCGGATGAACCGACCACAGCTTTGGATGTCACCATTCAAAAACAAATCATTGACCTATTGGAATCATTGCGGCAACGTCACCAAATGTCGATGCTGTTCATTACCCATGATTTGGCTTTAGTGGGTGAAATAGCCGATGAAGTGATTGTGATGCGGCATGGTGAGATTCGGGAGGCAGGCAAGGTTGAGCAGGTATTGCAGCAACCCAAAGATGTGTATACCCGAGCCTTGTTACATTGCCGTCCACAGTTGTCCTCACGTCCATACCGTTTACCTGTGACCAGTGATTTTATGAAGCAGGACGAAAATGGACAATTGATTGAAGCAACCAATTTGTCCGAATTAAATCTGAAACAGCGTGTCCGTGGTTTGTCTGGTGATGAGCCGATTGTGCTTGATGTTAAAGATCTGAAAAAGTCGTTTTATAGCCGTAAAGGTTTATGGGGGCGAGAGGAATTTCAGGCCGTAAAAGGCGTGTCCTTCCAACTGGCTAAAGGCAAGACTTTAGGTTTGGTTGGAGAGTCTGGTTCTGGGAAAACCACGATTGGTCTATTGCTAATGCGTTTGCATGAGGCGACAGGTGGGCAGGTTTTGATTGGTGGCAAAGATATTCTTGCCATGACTGAGAAAGAATTTTCACAGTATCAACGTAAGATTCAAATTATTTTCCAGAACCCTTATGCTTCACTCAATCCACGCTTTACCATCGGGCAGATTTTATTAGAACCGATGCGGATTCATGGCATAGGTCAGAATGATGC harbors:
- a CDS encoding M3 family metallopeptidase; its protein translation is MAKKMLKRSTLCLLSMVITGMSQGVWAESTSAVLPIFKLNDSAEWCDANLHKLQQRISQLEQQSIQPQSTAVSVLAEWDQLMASFEDFSGPISLYSNVHPDAKFRKAADDCEVKINQLQTEIYQNPKLYQRIKNTKTTDPIDRKYRQDILDQFEDTGVQLAPEKRARLKHILDELTKLSQEFSRNVRDNPEKLEFTPAELKGLPESYISGLKKNDKGNYLLGFEYPEYQPFMELSDSDDARKRYQTAFTRRGTEKNLVLLKQIVDLRYELAQLFGQPSYADWALKKRMAKTPKTVNNFLADVHKVVAPLEQKEVQELRAFKAKTLNISLEKAEINRWNVGYWSEKLRKDKYQIDQEKLRDYFPTLAAQKWLFAISENLYGIQFKAAKVGTWQQEVEYYDVVDQKTGEILGSLYMDKFPREGKYGHAAVWGVYGGSTLSKRKPISVLVTNFNRKGLNSNELETFVHEFGHALHGILSKTHYSGQSGTSVERDFVEAPSQMYEEWARRKETLSKVADYCDPACPRVDDALIARLKAVHNYGRGLGYARQTLYAQYDMALHGADALKVQPMDVWKKMESATALGYVPNTEFPGQFGHLMGYQAGYYGYMWSEVLALDMLSAFGDNLNNPEVGQRYRQTILSQGSQKNAAQLVKDFLGREPDNKAFFSEITGQRVK
- a CDS encoding ABC transporter permease, yielding MLAYVVRRLWQMIPTMLGVILLIFFLFNWVGGDPAYILAGKMSSPEQIENIRKQLGVDQPYYVQLWIFIKQILTFDYGASWSTGEPVSQIILTRLGPSLTLLIPLTILQTVISIILALAVASVRGSLTDRMVMMLCTIGMSISILVYIILFQYVLAYQLSWFPVQGWSDQFSQNLFQYSLLPILIMLVVSIAPTLRLYRSFVLDEINQDYVRTARAKGVGESRVLSVHVLRNASIPIVTEVMASLPALLIGAFLIERFFGIPGIGREIIIAVERSDFPVIKAITVYIAVVTMIFNLIADLIYKLLDPRVQLK
- a CDS encoding ABC transporter permease; protein product: MLSTIFKGKSSSSESPALTGLWQLALNRLKSDRIAVVSFLVVLFYFILLGLSMTGVIASNWNKEVAVSYAAPTFLGADTESDQMKDSSQKIEALPENPVDPLKDVIQQLNAEIQAEQQAGATIDNYGVVDPLAADMQAINQQLGGHLLDQKQELKTTLPFGADKWGQDVLLKTIKGAETSILVGLLSALLAVVIGTFLGAIAGYFGGWIDDVLNWFYNIFTSIPYLLLVLAIAAVLQQKGILSIVLILGLTGWTGVFRLVRAEYMKHKSREYVLAAKAIGVSHLRRMFVHIFPNVSHIALVQISILVVSFIKSEVILSFLGFGVPVGVVSWGSMLNEAQSELILGKWWQLAAASIAMAVLVTAFSMFTDALRDALDPKLK
- a CDS encoding ABC transporter ATP-binding protein; this translates as MQLQNETPLLQVDDLQISFKGENKQWIETVKGISFSIPKNKTVALVGESGSGKSVTSLAVMGLLPKGQSQIAAQSRITFEGKDLLNLSAKEIRKICGKEIAMIFQEPMSSLNPVFTVGDQIAEVLCIHLGMGRKQARVRVLELLREVGIPAPETKIDAYPSQLSGGQQQRVMIAMAIACEPKLLIADEPTTALDVTIQKQIIDLLESLRQRHQMSMLFITHDLALVGEIADEVIVMRHGEIREAGKVEQVLQQPKDVYTRALLHCRPQLSSRPYRLPVTSDFMKQDENGQLIEATNLSELNLKQRVRGLSGDEPIVLDVKDLKKSFYSRKGLWGREEFQAVKGVSFQLAKGKTLGLVGESGSGKTTIGLLLMRLHEATGGQVLIGGKDILAMTEKEFSQYQRKIQIIFQNPYASLNPRFTIGQILLEPMRIHGIGQNDAERKKMALELLERVSLPTQAYDRYPHEFSGGQRQRIAIARCLTLKPEILICDESVSALDVSVQAQVLNLLQDLQDEFGLSYIFISHDLSVVKYISDQVMVMNHGELVEIANSDELYLHPQHEYTKKLLNAIPQGVNHHH